The following are encoded together in the Anopheles nili chromosome 3, idAnoNiliSN_F5_01, whole genome shotgun sequence genome:
- the LOC128724379 gene encoding myosin heavy chain, clone 203-like — MASKKLLERAETVLELVQGTLLNGDDNIEEENQEIDDEDEETENDPEEPEPQAKDSVEARKNKKARGIAKKMTKMLNIAMKHAVCGQKKEIIKQVEAQLETVTTECDRVKKELEKSQKVHQQLTSKLEAQCEDHRMVLRRLDSEHHKAIVELEKELQAKERVNEEAIENIKKELKALGTECTNLKAAMNEKDENHRSVVNELTEKLHHTQSEQIQLKTHHQSTEAELRKDLDQSAAQNRELVAEKLKLEHGLKSVELEKSAVQLKLEASNVKVNELKRAIAVLEANPHTSTTEETQGNAAYTCPICSGPFHSLADMQLHAEDCGT; from the exons ATGGCTAGCAAAAAACTTCTGGAACGTGCCGAAACAGTACTGGAACTAGTTCAGGGTACTTTGCTCAACGGAGATGATAACATAGAAGAGGAGAATCAAGAAATcgatgacgaggacgaggaaACCGAAAATGATCCCGAGGAACCGGAGCCGCAAGCGAAAGATTCCGTCGAG gctcgaaaaaacaaaaaggctcgGGGTATTGCCAAAAAGATGACAAAAATGCTGAACATTGCAATGAAGCACGCAG TATGTGGTCAGAAAAAAGAGATTATCAAACAG GTGGAAGCGCAACTGGAGACAGTAACGACTGAATGTGATAGAGTTAAGAAAG AGCTCGAGAAGTCGCAAAAGGTTCATCAACAGTTAACATCGAAGCTGGAGGCTCAATGTGAAGACCACCGCATGGTACTGAGAAGGCTAGATTCTGAGCATCACAAAGCCATCGTGGAGTTAGAGAAGGAA CTTCAAGCAAAGGAAAGAGTCAACGAAGAGGCGATTGAGAACATCAAGAAAG AACTGAAGGCACTCGGCACAGAGTGTACGAACTTGAAGGCAGCGAtgaacgaaaaggacgaaaaccaTCGCTCTGTCGTTAATGAACTCACCGAAAAGCTACACCATACGCAATCGGAGCAAATACAGCTGAAAACCCATCATCAGAGCACAGAAGCTGAG CTCCGAAAAGATTTAGACCAATCAGCTGCTCAAAACAGGGAGCTCGTGGCCGAgaagctgaagctggaacATGGATTGAAGAGCGTTGAGCTGGAAAAAAGTGCTGTGCAGTTGAAGCTGGAAGCATCAAATGTTAAAGTGAACGAATTGAAACGAGCGATAGCTGT TCTGGAAGCGAATCCCCATACAAGCACAACGGAAGAGACACAAGGCAATGCAGCGTATACATGTCCGATATGTAGCGGTCCTTTCCACTCCTTAGCAGATATGCAGCTTCACGCAGAAGATTGCGGaacttaa